One Phocaeicola dorei genomic region harbors:
- a CDS encoding peptidase domain-containing ABC transporter, translating into MSKFPFYKQLDGMDCGPSCLRMIAKYYGKTFSVQQLREQSYIQRTGVNLLGISEAAASIGLRATGIRTSMEKLKQQSKLPCIIHWNQEHFVVLYKIEKKRGKTWFYIADPAYGLLKYEEQELKKCWISTTQGGIEKGIALLLDVTPQFYEAEPIKYEKLSLWYLFHYVRPYKKAMIQLIIGLLAGSLLQLVFPFLTQTIVDQGIGHRNLNFIQLILAAQLMLVFSRTLIEVIRRCILLHISTRVNVSLISDFLSKLMRLPMRFFDSKLAGDLIRRIEDHNRIESFLTQSVLNILFSTLTVVIFGIVLAIYSWKIFLIFILFSAAYMGWVKLFMRKRADLNRKNFEQMSVNQNNLMQLIYGMQDIKLLGCEQQKRWEWENIQASLFRINMSSLNLGQWQQVGAVLINEVKNVLITVLSATAVLHGSITLGVMLSIQYIIGQMQGPISQFVSFMQDTQDAQLSLERLGEIHGKPDEETEGMDQDTQISGKDPIQLQNVVFTYGSEKSKRIIKGLSLDIPAGKTTAIVGLSGSGKTTLIKLMLGFYPPTGGAVMIGNQSLQKISFKEWRKHCGVVMQEGFIFGDTIANNIAPDGSMIDKERLLYAVEMANIREFIESLPLKYNTKIGNTGQGLSQGQKQRILIARAIYRNPDYLFFDEATNALDTDNEKVIQENLERFFKDKTVVIVAHRLSTVKNADQIVVLKEGEITERGTHEELIARQGDYYRLVKNQLELSA; encoded by the coding sequence ATGAGCAAATTTCCATTCTACAAACAGTTGGACGGCATGGACTGCGGCCCCTCCTGCCTGAGAATGATAGCCAAATATTATGGAAAGACATTCTCCGTACAGCAGTTACGCGAGCAATCATACATACAGCGCACGGGAGTTAACTTGCTAGGTATCAGTGAAGCGGCAGCCAGCATAGGGCTGCGCGCCACCGGTATACGCACTTCAATGGAAAAACTGAAACAACAGTCAAAACTGCCATGCATCATCCACTGGAACCAGGAACATTTCGTGGTCCTCTATAAAATAGAAAAGAAAAGGGGCAAAACTTGGTTCTACATTGCCGACCCTGCCTACGGATTGCTGAAATATGAGGAACAGGAGTTGAAAAAATGCTGGATCAGTACCACACAAGGCGGAATAGAAAAAGGAATTGCCCTCTTGCTGGATGTTACCCCGCAATTTTATGAAGCGGAACCCATAAAATATGAAAAGCTGTCATTATGGTATCTGTTTCACTATGTACGTCCCTACAAAAAGGCGATGATACAGCTCATCATCGGCCTGCTGGCAGGCAGTTTGCTGCAACTGGTCTTCCCTTTTCTTACACAAACCATTGTAGACCAAGGCATAGGGCACAGGAATCTGAATTTTATACAGCTCATTTTGGCCGCACAACTCATGCTGGTATTCAGCCGCACACTTATTGAGGTGATCCGGCGCTGTATACTGCTCCACATCAGTACGCGCGTCAACGTGTCGCTCATCTCGGATTTCCTCTCCAAGCTGATGCGGCTGCCCATGAGGTTCTTTGACAGCAAACTGGCAGGCGACTTGATACGCCGCATCGAAGACCACAACCGCATCGAGAGTTTCCTCACCCAGTCCGTGCTCAATATTTTGTTCTCTACCCTCACGGTAGTCATCTTCGGTATCGTGCTGGCCATATACAGCTGGAAAATATTCCTCATTTTCATCCTGTTCAGCGCAGCCTATATGGGTTGGGTAAAGCTGTTCATGCGCAAGCGGGCCGACTTGAACAGGAAGAACTTTGAACAGATGTCCGTCAATCAGAATAATTTGATGCAACTCATCTACGGTATGCAGGACATCAAGCTGCTGGGCTGCGAACAGCAAAAACGCTGGGAATGGGAAAACATACAAGCTTCTCTCTTCCGCATTAATATGAGTTCACTCAACCTGGGGCAGTGGCAGCAGGTGGGAGCCGTACTTATCAACGAAGTGAAAAACGTACTGATAACAGTTCTCTCTGCCACCGCCGTACTACATGGAAGTATCACGCTGGGTGTGATGCTTTCCATACAGTACATCATCGGACAGATGCAAGGGCCTATCAGCCAATTCGTTTCCTTCATGCAGGACACGCAGGACGCGCAGCTCAGCCTGGAACGTCTCGGAGAAATACATGGCAAGCCCGATGAAGAGACAGAAGGCATGGACCAGGATACCCAAATATCAGGCAAAGACCCGATTCAATTACAAAATGTAGTCTTTACTTACGGATCAGAAAAATCGAAACGCATCATCAAAGGGCTATCGCTGGACATACCAGCCGGAAAGACTACCGCCATCGTGGGCCTCAGCGGCAGTGGGAAAACAACGCTGATAAAACTGATGCTCGGATTCTATCCTCCCACCGGAGGAGCGGTGATGATAGGCAATCAGTCGCTACAAAAAATCAGTTTCAAGGAGTGGCGCAAACATTGTGGAGTAGTGATGCAGGAGGGATTCATATTCGGCGATACCATTGCCAACAACATAGCGCCGGATGGCAGCATGATAGACAAAGAACGCCTGCTGTATGCCGTAGAGATGGCAAATATACGTGAGTTCATCGAATCCTTGCCTTTAAAGTATAACACCAAAATAGGTAACACGGGGCAAGGATTGAGCCAAGGGCAGAAGCAGCGCATCCTGATAGCGCGCGCCATTTACCGTAATCCCGATTACCTGTTTTTTGATGAAGCGACGAATGCGCTCGATACGGACAATGAGAAAGTGATACAGGAAAATCTGGAGAGATTCTTCAAGGACAAAACGGTGGTCATCGTGGCGCACCGCCTGAGCACCGTAAAGAATGCCGACCAGATAGTGGTGCTGAAAGAAGGGGAGATAACGGAACGGGGCACGCACGAAGAACTCATTGCCCGGCAGGGCGATTACTACAGGCTGGTGAAGAATCAGCTGGAACTGAGCGCTTAG
- a CDS encoding HlyD family efflux transporter periplasmic adaptor subunit, whose product MEEIYKPDADGPEKVEVYSRENNDMLGDMPEWLIHTGSYIVYGLIVFLIAGTALFKYPDTIRKTITIDDLGSAEWITANQTGMIDRFFVENQSPVQKNDTLGILKNTALLEDVQTFCRVLTKIEWYYRTNDIKYLQDYPFDLIMGEMSSAYEQFTQAVRTCVMYQEFDIYPQKKKYLDEELRILESTGKADAMAVLNVKRELFELDINHRMETAKNLRMLELAYENMVNSLRTWDKKYLIKSHHDGIVVWGKTWGMSARVNEGDTLCTVISKQQGNPLGHITLSQDEVAEIAVGDKVNIELNKYPTHSYGVLPGRIASVSFVPYNKSYAVEVDFPDGLVTTNRKEIKYEIDMSGRAEIITSSRSILSRIFAPVYELFSTTE is encoded by the coding sequence ATGGAGGAAATCTATAAACCTGATGCGGACGGACCGGAAAAGGTAGAAGTATATAGTCGCGAAAACAATGATATGCTGGGAGATATGCCCGAATGGTTGATCCATACGGGAAGCTACATCGTATATGGACTGATTGTTTTTCTTATTGCAGGCACGGCATTATTTAAGTATCCTGACACAATAAGAAAAACGATAACCATTGACGACTTGGGAAGTGCGGAATGGATCACTGCCAATCAGACAGGAATGATAGACCGCTTTTTTGTGGAAAACCAATCACCTGTACAAAAGAACGACACGCTGGGCATACTGAAAAATACTGCCCTACTGGAAGACGTACAAACATTTTGCCGCGTACTGACCAAAATAGAATGGTACTACCGCACCAACGACATCAAGTACCTGCAAGACTATCCCTTTGACCTCATCATGGGTGAAATGTCTTCCGCCTACGAACAGTTCACCCAAGCCGTGCGTACGTGCGTGATGTATCAGGAGTTTGATATCTATCCGCAGAAGAAAAAATACCTAGATGAAGAACTCCGGATACTGGAAAGTACCGGTAAGGCAGATGCCATGGCGGTGCTGAATGTGAAACGCGAACTCTTTGAACTGGATATAAACCACCGGATGGAGACTGCCAAAAACCTCCGGATGCTGGAACTGGCTTACGAAAACATGGTGAACAGCCTCCGCACGTGGGACAAGAAGTACCTCATCAAAAGCCATCACGACGGCATAGTGGTATGGGGAAAGACATGGGGCATGAGCGCCCGGGTAAATGAAGGAGACACCCTGTGCACCGTTATCTCCAAGCAGCAGGGGAATCCCCTCGGGCACATCACTCTTTCACAAGACGAAGTGGCGGAAATTGCCGTGGGCGACAAAGTAAATATCGAACTGAACAAATACCCCACCCACTCGTATGGCGTACTGCCGGGAAGAATCGCCTCCGTCTCTTTTGTGCCTTACAATAAAAGTTATGCCGTGGAAGTGGACTTTCCGGACGGACTGGTGACAACCAACAGAAAGGAAATAAAATATGAAATAGACATGTCCGGCCGGGCGGAGATCATCACTTCGAGCCGGAGCATACTGAGCAGGATTTTCGCACCCGTGTATGAATTGTTTTCCACCACGGAGTAA
- a CDS encoding radical SAM/SPASM domain-containing protein, translating to MKIPEMNKVYVLNPHYHLRHDIHRVALFSSTGTDTDCSRNWHTFIHPLQAVMLSFFTYDRPLQTTLPLLCDFFCRSKEEMIKWVSDFIDNPTPIYTSSQQGEIYFPKRILIEAEKAGKALRFDRLQANSFVWKKLDLTTKRLYSGPLLLTFMLTNQCVTHCKYCYADTSTQIKSPLTTQRMMELIKEASDLQVQQVNLIGGEIFLHKDWKIILKELVKRGIAPEFISTKMPVTQKLLQDVQETGYQGIVQISLDAIHSEILTASLGVNGNYAKEMLHGLQLLDDSGLNYQISSVLTNYNCQLNVLAELLHELSHLKHIRDWRIIPASNSIYKEYNVFSHLKPTKAQITKVFNQIRPLLTQVSFPVILGKEVTDKNYQDTWGGSRCFKGSECSALTTHMFILPDGKVTVCEQLYWHPQFIIGNVTTQSLKEVWHSPQALHLCSLSRQDINKESPCRECRLFEDCFSYQNRCWSDIIKAYGKDCWDFPDPRCCFAPAMKNKLSYD from the coding sequence ATGAAAATACCGGAAATGAATAAAGTATATGTGCTGAACCCTCATTATCATCTGAGACATGATATTCACAGGGTCGCATTATTCTCCAGTACGGGGACAGATACCGACTGCTCCCGGAACTGGCATACTTTTATTCACCCGCTGCAAGCTGTCATGCTGAGTTTTTTCACGTATGACAGACCTTTGCAGACAACTCTCCCTCTGCTGTGCGACTTCTTCTGCCGGAGCAAGGAGGAGATGATCAAATGGGTATCGGACTTCATTGATAATCCGACCCCCATTTATACCTCCTCCCAGCAGGGAGAAATTTATTTTCCCAAACGTATATTGATTGAAGCGGAAAAGGCAGGCAAAGCATTGCGGTTTGACCGGCTGCAAGCAAATTCTTTTGTCTGGAAAAAACTGGATCTTACTACAAAAAGGCTGTATTCCGGTCCGTTGCTCCTCACATTCATGCTGACCAACCAATGTGTCACGCATTGTAAGTATTGCTATGCAGATACATCAACGCAAATAAAATCCCCACTCACCACCCAACGCATGATGGAGCTGATCAAGGAAGCTTCAGACCTGCAAGTACAACAAGTAAATCTGATAGGTGGTGAAATATTCCTGCATAAAGACTGGAAAATCATATTAAAAGAATTGGTAAAACGGGGTATTGCCCCCGAATTCATATCGACCAAAATGCCTGTAACCCAAAAACTGTTGCAAGATGTACAGGAAACAGGGTATCAGGGAATTGTTCAAATTTCACTGGATGCCATTCATTCCGAAATACTGACCGCCTCACTGGGAGTAAACGGAAATTATGCCAAAGAGATGCTTCACGGCCTGCAATTACTGGATGACAGCGGACTGAATTATCAGATTTCATCTGTGCTGACCAACTACAATTGCCAGTTGAATGTCTTGGCGGAATTACTGCATGAATTATCTCATCTGAAGCATATACGCGACTGGCGTATTATCCCCGCCAGTAATTCCATATACAAAGAGTATAATGTATTTTCGCATTTGAAACCTACTAAAGCGCAAATTACAAAGGTATTCAACCAAATACGCCCTCTTCTCACACAGGTTTCCTTTCCCGTGATTCTAGGGAAAGAAGTAACCGATAAAAACTATCAAGATACCTGGGGTGGAAGCCGGTGTTTCAAAGGAAGCGAATGCTCTGCATTGACCACTCATATGTTTATATTGCCTGATGGTAAAGTGACTGTATGCGAGCAACTTTACTGGCATCCACAATTTATCATAGGGAATGTAACCACACAAAGTCTGAAAGAAGTCTGGCATTCCCCTCAAGCCTTGCACCTTTGTTCCTTGTCACGTCAGGATATCAACAAAGAGAGTCCATGCAGGGAATGCCGTCTTTTTGAAGACTGTTTCAGTTATCAGAACCGTTGCTGGAGTGATATCATAAAAGCTTATGGAAAGGATTGTTGGGATTTTCCCGATCCGCGTTGCTGTTTTGCTCCTGCCATGAAAAATAAATTAAGTTATGACTGA
- a CDS encoding cysteine peptidase family C39 domain-containing protein, with protein sequence MTEDELDRIKKSFVRSSDECPMEVACLLTVMKYYGGQQDARTLAEWCKVDGKYTLMGMKQAAIRAGMEAEICLQNMEQLSTRKFPAILFAINDFEVPGYVVCYGIHEGRFIIWEPGFGPMQYWENQMKTLWIRGITLTLFPTHEFMQKTDFQLKWWELYPWSRKWKRRLNRWYEYIWLNYPWFREMVTQLRRK encoded by the coding sequence ATGACTGAAGACGAACTTGACAGAATAAAAAAATCATTTGTCCGTTCCAGTGACGAATGTCCCATGGAAGTGGCCTGTCTGCTCACTGTCATGAAATACTATGGCGGTCAACAAGATGCACGCACACTAGCCGAATGGTGTAAAGTAGATGGAAAATATACGTTGATGGGTATGAAACAGGCAGCTATACGTGCAGGAATGGAAGCGGAAATCTGCTTGCAGAACATGGAACAATTGTCCACCAGAAAATTTCCTGCCATACTTTTTGCCATCAATGATTTCGAAGTACCGGGATATGTGGTTTGTTATGGCATTCATGAAGGCCGCTTCATTATTTGGGAGCCGGGATTCGGCCCTATGCAATATTGGGAAAACCAAATGAAAACATTATGGATAAGAGGAATAACTCTTACTCTGTTTCCCACCCACGAATTTATGCAGAAAACGGATTTTCAACTAAAATGGTGGGAGTTGTATCCGTGGAGCAGGAAATGGAAAAGAAGACTGAACCGCTGGTATGAATATATCTGGCTAAATTATCCCTGGTTCAGGGAAATGGTAACACAGCTAAGACGGAAATGA
- a CDS encoding outer membrane beta-barrel protein, with protein MYINRYIYEGGNPFLLPSLSHNITLGTTYKWVYLSAGYQYIKDAIISFSGAYSEDDPTIALINMINAPDYDKIFASLVLSPTMGLWSPQNKRIVCNKKT; from the coding sequence ATGTATATTAATCGGTATATATATGAGGGTGGTAATCCATTTTTATTACCTTCTTTATCTCATAATATAACTTTAGGAACAACTTATAAATGGGTATACTTATCAGCCGGATATCAATATATTAAAGATGCGATTATTTCTTTTAGTGGAGCTTATTCAGAAGATGATCCTACGATTGCTTTAATTAATATGATTAATGCACCAGACTATGATAAGATTTTTGCCTCGCTGGTTTTATCACCTACTATGGGGCTTTGGTCTCCACAGAACAAAAGAATCGTATGTAATAAAAAAACTTAG